One window of Bacillota bacterium genomic DNA carries:
- the pdxS gene encoding pyridoxal 5'-phosphate synthase lyase subunit PdxS encodes MVQDGNERATGTWTVKKGMAEMLKGGVIMDVTTPEQARIAEDAGAVAVMALERVPADIRAAGGVARMADPAVIEAIMEAVTIPVMAKARIGHFVEAQILEAIGVDYIDESEVLTPADDKFHINKHAFKVPFVCGARNLGEALRRIGEGAAMIRTKGEAGTGDVIEAVKHMRCMMDEIRRVSGLPEEELMTIAKEIQAPYDLLVEVARTGRLPVVNFAAGGIATPADAALMMQLGADGVFVGSGIFKSEDPAARAKAIVEATTHYNDPEVLARVSKGIGEAMRGIHVGSMREEERIQTRGW; translated from the coding sequence GGTGCAGGATGGAAACGAACGAGCGACAGGAACGTGGACGGTTAAAAAGGGCATGGCAGAGATGCTCAAGGGCGGGGTCATAATGGATGTAACCACCCCCGAGCAGGCCAGGATCGCTGAAGATGCTGGAGCCGTGGCCGTGATGGCGCTCGAGAGGGTGCCGGCGGATATACGGGCAGCTGGGGGAGTGGCCCGCATGGCGGACCCGGCCGTCATTGAGGCGATCATGGAGGCGGTAACTATCCCTGTTATGGCCAAGGCGCGCATCGGGCACTTCGTGGAGGCCCAGATTTTGGAGGCCATAGGTGTGGACTATATCGACGAAAGCGAGGTGCTGACGCCGGCGGACGACAAATTCCACATCAACAAGCATGCCTTTAAGGTTCCTTTTGTATGCGGAGCCCGGAACCTCGGCGAGGCGCTGCGGAGGATAGGCGAGGGTGCCGCCATGATCAGGACTAAAGGGGAGGCGGGCACAGGGGATGTTATCGAGGCCGTCAAGCACATGCGCTGTATGATGGACGAGATAAGGCGCGTGTCTGGCTTGCCAGAGGAGGAGCTGATGACTATCGCAAAGGAGATTCAGGCACCCTATGATCTCCTGGTGGAGGTCGCACGGACGGGCAGACTTCCCGTGGTAAACTTCGCCGCAGGCGGCATCGCGACACCCGCGGATGCGGCGCTGATGATGCAGCTGGGGGCGGATGGCGTCTTCGTGGGCTCGGGGATATTCAAGTCGGAAGACCCTGCAGCGAGGGCGAAGGCCATAGTTGAGGCGACCACGCACTACAATGACCCGGAGGTCCTGGCGAGGGTTTCAAAGGGGATCGGAGAGGCCATGCGCGGTATTCATGTAGGCAGCATGAGAGAGGAGGAGCGCATCCAGACGCGCGGCTGGTAA
- the pdxT gene encoding pyridoxal 5'-phosphate synthase glutaminase subunit PdxT: protein MGAGIAGIKVGILALQGSFIEHARSVEMCGARAVAVRKPEDLEGVRGLIIPGGESTTIGKLMARYGLDQRIRELAASGMPIYGTCAGLILLAGHVLSSSQPVLGMMDITVMRNAYGRQVESFEADLRIPAIGEAPFKGVFIRAPRIEATGPEVEALAYLDGKAVLARQGHFLASSFHPELTGDLRIHSYFLSMAS, encoded by the coding sequence ATGGGAGCAGGGATTGCAGGAATTAAGGTAGGTATTCTGGCATTACAGGGTTCATTCATAGAGCACGCCCGGAGCGTCGAGATGTGCGGCGCCCGGGCCGTGGCGGTTAGAAAGCCCGAGGATCTCGAGGGCGTGCGCGGGCTGATCATTCCGGGCGGGGAGAGCACAACGATAGGCAAGCTAATGGCCCGCTATGGCTTGGATCAGAGGATACGGGAGCTTGCAGCCTCCGGGATGCCAATATACGGCACCTGCGCTGGCCTGATTCTCCTTGCAGGGCACGTTTTATCGAGCTCGCAGCCGGTCCTTGGAATGATGGACATCACGGTCATGAGAAACGCCTATGGACGCCAGGTGGAGAGCTTCGAGGCGGACCTCCGCATCCCGGCCATCGGCGAGGCCCCTTTCAAGGGGGTATTTATCCGGGCTCCCCGCATCGAGGCGACGGGCCCGGAGGTTGAGGCGCTCGCGTATCTTGATGGGAAGGCCGTTCTCGCGCGGCAAGGGCATTTCCTGGCATCGAGCTTTCATCCGGAGTTGACGGGCGATTTGAGGATACACAGCTACTTCCTAAGCATGGCATCGTGA
- the thiC gene encoding phosphomethylpyrimidine synthase ThiC, which translates to MTQLEMARGGTITREIRMVAAKEHTAPEEILKGVAGGTIVIPANPNHAGLDPCGIGSGLRTKVNANIGTSEHYPAMEAEVTKLEAALAAGADTIMDLSTGGDIDTVRRGLLERCRTPFGTVPIYQAAVEARARDGAIVAMKADSLFEVIERQARDGVDFMTVHCGLTMESLERMRRQGRVTDIVSRGGSFIVGWMLHHEKENPLYEQFDRLLDISLRYDITLSLGDGLRPGAIADATDRAQVQELVILGELAQRARDAGVQVMIEGPGHMPLDQIEANMRLEKQLCQGAPFYVLGPLVTDVAPGFDHITSAIGGALAASFGADFLCYVTPAEHLRLPTLEEVREGVIAARIAAHVGDLVKGVRGAADWDREMSSARKALDWGRQIELAIDPQKVESCLAGDALPEVGEGCTMCGPYCAMKLVEGFLTARETKDTRDNGGLHHE; encoded by the coding sequence TTGACGCAACTTGAAATGGCAAGAGGCGGCACCATAACCCGGGAGATTCGGATGGTTGCTGCGAAGGAACATACCGCACCGGAGGAGATACTTAAGGGGGTGGCCGGAGGGACGATCGTAATCCCCGCGAACCCGAATCATGCCGGACTTGACCCCTGCGGCATAGGATCGGGGCTCCGTACAAAGGTTAATGCCAATATCGGCACGTCTGAGCATTACCCGGCCATGGAAGCGGAGGTAACCAAACTCGAGGCCGCTCTTGCGGCTGGAGCGGATACCATCATGGATCTCAGCACTGGCGGCGACATCGACACGGTAAGGCGGGGTTTGCTTGAGAGATGCCGTACCCCGTTTGGGACGGTGCCGATCTACCAGGCCGCGGTGGAGGCAAGGGCCCGGGACGGCGCGATCGTGGCCATGAAGGCAGACAGCCTCTTTGAGGTCATCGAGAGGCAGGCCAGGGATGGTGTGGATTTCATGACGGTCCACTGCGGCCTTACGATGGAGAGTCTGGAGAGGATGCGCAGGCAGGGGAGGGTGACCGACATCGTGAGCAGGGGTGGCTCGTTCATCGTTGGGTGGATGCTGCACCACGAGAAGGAAAATCCCCTCTATGAGCAGTTCGATCGCCTCCTGGATATATCCCTGCGATATGACATCACCCTGAGCCTCGGAGACGGATTGCGGCCAGGCGCTATAGCTGATGCCACCGATAGGGCGCAGGTTCAGGAGCTGGTCATCCTGGGGGAGCTCGCCCAGAGGGCGCGGGATGCGGGGGTCCAGGTGATGATCGAGGGGCCCGGGCACATGCCGCTTGACCAGATCGAGGCGAATATGCGCCTTGAGAAGCAACTCTGCCAGGGAGCGCCGTTTTACGTCCTGGGGCCGCTGGTTACGGATGTGGCGCCGGGATTTGATCACATCACCTCGGCTATTGGCGGGGCCCTTGCCGCAAGCTTTGGTGCTGATTTCCTCTGCTATGTGACCCCCGCCGAGCACCTGCGACTGCCGACCCTGGAGGAGGTGCGAGAAGGTGTCATCGCCGCCCGGATCGCAGCCCATGTGGGCGACCTCGTGAAGGGGGTCAGGGGGGCGGCGGATTGGGACAGGGAGATGTCAAGCGCCCGCAAGGCACTTGACTGGGGGCGCCAGATCGAGCTGGCCATAGACCCTCAAAAGGTTGAGAGCTGCCTCGCAGGCGATGCACTGCCGGAGGTTGGAGAGGGCTGCACGATGTGCGGTCCCTACTGTGCGATGAAGCTGGTGGAGGGTTTCCTCACCGCACGAGAGACAAAAGATACAAGAGATAATGGAGGTCTGCACCATGAATGA
- the thiM gene encoding hydroxyethylthiazole kinase yields the protein MNDIRLNDSYLDKIAGIPERIRRERPLIHHITNMVVMNDTANITLFVGASPVMAHAAEEVAEMVGMARALVLNIGTLTPGLVDAMLIAGKRANELGVPVVLDPVGAGATRLRTDSARRLLAELKIDILRGNAAEVSILGGRRAEVRGVDAAGVQGNTAEIARDVAREYGLVVAITGKRDFVSDGDTIAAIDNGHPLMGNLTGTGCMSTSIVAAFAAIEIDHMLAATGALALFGVAGELAAEKSLVPGSFKTALFDEVYNMSEDTLRARARVQVFKASEADKL from the coding sequence ATGAATGATATTCGTCTAAACGATTCCTACCTGGACAAGATAGCCGGCATTCCCGAGCGCATTCGCCGCGAGCGACCGCTCATCCACCACATTACCAATATGGTTGTCATGAATGATACGGCCAACATCACCCTCTTCGTAGGAGCCTCCCCGGTTATGGCCCACGCTGCCGAAGAGGTGGCGGAGATGGTGGGCATGGCGAGAGCCCTGGTATTGAATATAGGGACGCTCACTCCTGGGCTTGTGGATGCCATGTTGATCGCCGGAAAACGGGCAAACGAGCTCGGCGTGCCCGTTGTCTTGGACCCTGTTGGGGCAGGGGCCACCAGGCTGCGGACCGACAGCGCCCGGAGGCTCCTCGCCGAACTTAAAATAGATATCCTCCGGGGCAATGCTGCCGAGGTCTCTATCCTGGGAGGCCGCCGCGCCGAGGTGAGAGGCGTTGATGCGGCCGGCGTCCAGGGAAATACCGCGGAGATAGCCCGCGACGTAGCAAGGGAGTACGGGCTCGTAGTCGCGATCACGGGCAAGCGCGATTTTGTCTCCGATGGCGACACGATAGCGGCCATTGACAATGGCCACCCCCTCATGGGAAATCTCACGGGGACGGGCTGCATGTCAACCTCAATCGTGGCCGCGTTCGCGGCGATAGAGATCGACCATATGTTGGCGGCGACGGGCGCCCTGGCGTTGTTCGGCGTGGCCGGCGAGCTGGCGGCGGAGAAGTCTCTCGTGCCCGGCAGCTTCAAGACGGCCCTCTTCGACGAGGTTTACAATATGAGCGAGGATACCTTGCGAGCAAGGGCAAGGGTGCAGGTATTCAAGGCTTCGGAGGCGGATAAGCTTTGA
- the thiE gene encoding thiamine phosphate synthase produces MNLNRDIWDLYVVTDRKLAHGRSHEVVASAAVAGGARVIQLRDKEMTTRELIDTGLRLKEIVHRAGGILIINDRVDVALAIDADGVHLGQEDMPPRLGRKMLGREKVIGVSVSTVEEAISAEKDGADYLGASAIFATPTKIDAAPIGIEGLRRICESVRIPVVAIGGMNKGNVEQVIRAGAAGIAVVSAVVSAPDVSAAALELLQEVRRVKASMIAPHAP; encoded by the coding sequence TTGAATTTGAACAGGGATATATGGGACCTATATGTAGTTACCGACCGGAAGCTCGCGCATGGCCGCTCCCACGAGGTTGTGGCCAGTGCAGCCGTCGCCGGGGGCGCGAGGGTGATCCAGCTCCGCGACAAGGAAATGACGACGAGGGAGCTGATCGATACCGGCCTGAGGCTCAAGGAGATAGTCCACAGGGCCGGCGGGATACTCATAATAAACGATAGGGTGGATGTTGCCCTGGCCATCGACGCGGACGGGGTGCACCTGGGCCAGGAGGATATGCCTCCTAGACTCGGAAGAAAGATGCTGGGGCGCGAGAAGGTCATCGGGGTATCGGTCTCCACTGTAGAGGAGGCTATTTCTGCTGAAAAGGATGGCGCCGATTACCTGGGAGCAAGCGCGATATTCGCCACCCCGACAAAGATCGATGCGGCTCCCATAGGGATCGAAGGCTTGCGGAGGATATGCGAAAGCGTGCGAATACCCGTGGTGGCCATCGGCGGGATGAATAAAGGCAATGTCGAGCAGGTTATACGGGCGGGAGCTGCGGGAATCGCCGTTGTCTCCGCGGTGGTCAGCGCGCCTGATGTAAGTGCTGCCGCGCTGGAGCTCCTGCAGGAGGTGCGCAGGGTTAAGGCGAGCATGATAGCCCCCCATGCCCCATAG
- the thiL gene encoding thiamine-phosphate kinase, whose amino-acid sequence MQIGEIGEFGLIKRITQGVLPGPGVVEGVGDDACVLDVGGDLRLLVTIDMLVEGSHFLRDKITPYQLGRKALAVNLSDIAAMGGLPRFFLVSIGVPSSLPVEYVDEVYRGMKDMATRWGVSLVGGDTVHSEITVVDVTVLGLAAENEILLRSGARPGDIILVTGHLGASAAGLGLLLSSRDEEMGKDLGGEISCRDARPASQVSGSDEGGCSPGKVGGSYEPAYPRGYERYEGRVLQAHLEPDPRIAEARVIAGTGKATSMIDISDGLASEINHICERSCVGARILADRIPIDEATLAVARSLGKDSLRWALTGGEDYELLFTVRPGAVDGIIKAVREETGTQVTAIGEIRPREEGVSLVHPGGEVQRLEARGFNHFITHS is encoded by the coding sequence TTGCAAATCGGAGAAATAGGGGAATTCGGGCTCATCAAGCGGATTACGCAGGGTGTTCTTCCTGGACCCGGCGTGGTGGAGGGGGTAGGAGACGATGCCTGCGTTCTCGATGTGGGCGGCGACTTGCGTCTCCTGGTTACGATTGATATGCTTGTAGAGGGGAGCCATTTCCTCAGGGACAAGATCACCCCCTACCAGCTGGGCAGGAAGGCCCTGGCCGTCAACCTGAGCGATATAGCTGCCATGGGCGGGCTGCCAAGATTCTTCTTGGTCAGCATAGGCGTTCCCTCTTCGCTGCCCGTGGAGTATGTGGACGAGGTCTACCGGGGCATGAAGGACATGGCTACCCGCTGGGGAGTTAGCCTAGTCGGCGGGGATACCGTCCACTCGGAGATCACGGTTGTCGACGTTACCGTGCTTGGCCTGGCCGCGGAGAACGAGATCCTCCTGCGCAGCGGCGCCCGGCCCGGCGACATAATCCTGGTGACAGGCCACCTCGGCGCCTCTGCGGCGGGGTTGGGGCTCCTGCTTAGTTCAAGGGACGAGGAGATGGGCAAGGACCTGGGCGGGGAGATAAGTTGTAGAGACGCAAGGCCAGCCAGCCAGGTGTCGGGATCGGATGAGGGCGGTTGCAGTCCCGGAAAAGTCGGTGGGAGCTATGAGCCGGCCTATCCCCGTGGTTATGAGAGGTATGAAGGGCGCGTACTGCAGGCGCATCTAGAGCCCGACCCCAGGATAGCTGAGGCACGTGTGATCGCCGGGACAGGCAAGGCTACATCCATGATAGATATAAGCGACGGGCTTGCGAGCGAAATCAACCACATCTGCGAGCGAAGCTGCGTTGGAGCCCGGATACTGGCCGATCGCATTCCAATTGACGAGGCAACGCTGGCCGTGGCCAGGTCCCTGGGTAAGGATTCTCTGCGCTGGGCTCTAACTGGCGGAGAAGACTATGAGCTTCTCTTTACGGTGCGGCCAGGCGCGGTGGACGGCATAATCAAGGCTGTGAGGGAGGAAACTGGAACGCAGGTTACCGCTATCGGCGAGATCCGCCCGCGGGAGGAAGGCGTATCGCTCGTCCACCCCGGTGGGGAAGTTCAAAGGCTTGAGGCCCGGGGGTTCAATCATTTTATAACCCATTCATAG
- a CDS encoding cobyric acid synthase, whose amino-acid sequence MPAKALMIQGVASNVGKSVLATALCRIFAQDGYRVAPFKAWNMALNSYVTRDGLEIGRAQGVQAEAAGVEATADMNPFLLKPKGNMTSQVIMRGRPWADVDAGEGRRDFVNVALPVIEESLGRLRTQFDIIVIEGAGSPAEINLRDRDVANMRVAKMANAPVLLVADIDRGGALAAIVGTLTLLPEDERGLVAGSVLNKFRGDFEILRPGIEILERRTGKPVVGVVPYIDESLIDEEDSVSIERPASLEAMAAAAGGAAVAPGAGPAAAVAAAAAAAGIEIAVIRLPHISNFTDFDALAREPGVRVRYIRPGESLEGIASGGGFGPDAIIIPGTKNTISDLRYLREAGYAAEIIERVRRGAQVMGICGGYQMLGRVLRDPYHTEAGTAGTGGGNGGGNGCGDDGGAPDEVPGLGLLPTETTFYPGKRTIRVRGRVIARAGWLGELAGQEISGYEIHMGRTTLLGDAVPVFQVQDEVPTLTTTASNGDRVNDSSDAGFEGAVSPDGLVMGTYLHGVFDNDGFRRAFINHLRRKKGLSPLSMMEGTSSRALRELNFDKLAALVRRGLNMDAIYGLIGVRKG is encoded by the coding sequence ATGCCGGCAAAAGCCCTCATGATCCAGGGGGTTGCATCAAACGTAGGCAAGAGCGTGCTGGCAACCGCCCTTTGCAGGATATTCGCCCAGGATGGTTATCGTGTGGCGCCCTTCAAGGCATGGAATATGGCCTTGAATTCCTATGTTACGAGGGACGGGTTGGAGATAGGCCGCGCCCAGGGCGTCCAGGCGGAGGCGGCCGGGGTCGAGGCCACGGCCGACATGAACCCTTTTTTGTTGAAACCCAAGGGGAATATGACCTCTCAAGTCATAATGCGGGGAAGGCCCTGGGCCGATGTAGACGCAGGAGAGGGGCGGCGCGATTTCGTAAATGTAGCCCTGCCCGTCATTGAGGAATCGCTGGGGAGATTGAGGACCCAGTTTGATATCATCGTGATCGAGGGCGCCGGGAGCCCAGCCGAGATCAACCTGCGGGATCGCGATGTCGCCAATATGAGGGTTGCGAAGATGGCGAACGCCCCCGTTTTGCTGGTTGCTGATATCGACAGGGGCGGCGCCCTTGCGGCCATCGTGGGGACGCTCACGCTCCTGCCGGAGGATGAGCGGGGTCTCGTAGCCGGGAGCGTATTGAATAAATTCCGCGGCGATTTTGAGATATTGCGTCCAGGCATTGAGATCCTGGAGCGGCGAACGGGCAAGCCCGTTGTGGGTGTCGTGCCATATATCGACGAGTCCCTCATCGACGAGGAGGATTCCGTTTCGATTGAGCGGCCAGCAAGTCTCGAGGCCATGGCGGCGGCCGCTGGAGGGGCGGCAGTGGCTCCGGGCGCGGGTCCAGCGGCTGCAGTGGCTGCGGCGGCTGCAGCGGCGGGTATCGAGATTGCCGTGATACGACTCCCCCACATCTCCAATTTTACGGATTTTGACGCCCTCGCCAGGGAGCCCGGGGTGCGAGTGAGATATATAAGACCAGGGGAGTCCCTGGAAGGCATCGCGAGCGGGGGTGGCTTTGGCCCAGATGCCATCATCATCCCCGGGACAAAGAACACCATCAGCGACCTGCGCTACCTCCGGGAGGCTGGCTATGCGGCGGAGATAATCGAGAGAGTGAGGCGGGGGGCCCAAGTTATGGGCATTTGCGGCGGGTATCAAATGCTGGGGCGCGTGCTCCGCGATCCCTATCATACCGAGGCAGGCACGGCCGGGACTGGCGGCGGCAATGGTGGCGGTAATGGCTGCGGTGACGATGGCGGTGCCCCGGACGAGGTTCCAGGCCTCGGGCTCCTTCCCACGGAGACGACATTCTACCCTGGTAAACGGACCATCCGCGTCAGAGGACGGGTTATCGCTCGCGCGGGTTGGCTTGGCGAGCTCGCCGGCCAGGAGATCTCCGGCTATGAGATACACATGGGAAGGACGACCCTGCTGGGAGATGCGGTCCCTGTGTTCCAGGTGCAAGATGAGGTCCCGACCTTGACCACGACCGCTAGTAACGGTGACCGTGTCAACGATAGCTCCGATGCTGGTTTCGAGGGGGCGGTGAGCCCGGACGGGCTCGTGATGGGGACATACCTGCATGGAGTCTTCGACAATGATGGTTTTCGCCGGGCGTTTATAAATCACTTGCGCCGCAAGAAAGGCCTGAGCCCCTTATCTATGATGGAGGGGACAAGCAGCAGGGCTCTGCGCGAGTTGAATTTTGATAAGCTTGCGGCCCTGGTGCGCAGGGGCCTCAATATGGACGCGATATACGGGCTGATCGGTGTGAGGAAGGGATGA
- a CDS encoding cobyric acid synthase: MGLAKTVMVQGVASDVGKSVLVAALCRILAQDGYRVAPFKAQNMALNSFVTAGGGEIGRAQAVQAEAARVDPTVDMNPILLKPVEDTVAQVIVHGRAIGNMTAQEYMRFKKHVGWKAITESLRRLREEYNIVVIEGAGSPAEVNLRDNDIVNMPVAVEAGAPVILVGDIDRGGVFAYLVGTLELLEPWERGRIKGIIINKFRGQKELLKPGLDMLTGLVGIPVLGVVPYFMDFRVPEEDSLCARSEGVTWSKGVKGEGIEIAVIYLPHISNFTDFDLLETEPETEVHYIRRGESLGRPDAVIIPGTKNTIDDLAYLRETGRAGEIVALSKAGVPVVGICGGYQMLGRELRDPLGLESRRDSIEGLDLLDVVTELQPDKMTHQAEALIEVDHGPFAGLAGRKVKGYEIHMGISRPGPKARPLLRIVSRSGRDVSVSDGAIRGDGLVFGTYLHGIFDNDSFRRRFINWLRERKGLQPLLGPIDSSESEHERAYERLALTVRESIEMELFYRILDSHTGRC, translated from the coding sequence ATGGGGCTGGCGAAGACGGTAATGGTCCAGGGGGTTGCCTCTGATGTGGGCAAGAGCGTCCTGGTGGCTGCGTTGTGTCGCATCCTGGCTCAGGATGGCTATAGGGTGGCGCCGTTCAAGGCCCAGAACATGGCCCTCAATTCCTTTGTAACGGCGGGCGGCGGGGAGATCGGCCGCGCTCAGGCGGTCCAGGCCGAGGCGGCGCGGGTAGACCCGACGGTTGACATGAACCCCATCTTGCTCAAGCCCGTCGAGGACACCGTGGCCCAGGTCATCGTTCACGGCAGGGCCATCGGTAACATGACGGCGCAAGAGTACATGCGTTTCAAGAAGCACGTTGGTTGGAAGGCGATCACCGAGTCCCTGCGGCGGCTGCGCGAGGAATACAACATCGTAGTTATCGAAGGGGCTGGGAGCCCCGCTGAGGTTAATCTGCGGGATAACGATATCGTCAACATGCCCGTTGCTGTGGAGGCAGGCGCTCCGGTGATCCTTGTGGGCGATATCGATCGGGGCGGGGTGTTCGCCTACCTTGTTGGAACGCTGGAGCTGCTCGAACCCTGGGAGAGGGGGCGAATAAAAGGCATTATCATTAACAAGTTTCGAGGCCAGAAGGAACTTTTAAAGCCCGGGCTTGATATGTTGACCGGGCTGGTTGGTATCCCAGTATTGGGTGTGGTGCCGTATTTTATGGATTTCAGGGTGCCTGAGGAGGACAGCCTCTGCGCAAGGTCTGAGGGCGTTACGTGGTCCAAAGGCGTTAAAGGTGAAGGTATAGAGATAGCCGTCATCTATTTGCCTCATATTTCCAATTTCACTGATTTTGATCTTCTCGAGACTGAGCCTGAGACAGAGGTCCATTATATTCGAAGGGGCGAGAGCCTCGGCCGGCCAGACGCGGTTATAATACCTGGAACCAAGAACACCATAGATGACCTCGCATACCTCCGCGAAACGGGGCGCGCGGGCGAGATCGTGGCCCTGTCAAAGGCGGGGGTGCCCGTGGTTGGGATATGCGGCGGCTACCAGATGCTCGGTCGCGAGCTGCGAGATCCCCTGGGCCTCGAGTCGAGGCGGGATAGTATTGAGGGGTTAGATCTGCTCGATGTGGTAACTGAGTTGCAGCCCGACAAGATGACCCACCAGGCGGAGGCGCTGATCGAAGTGGATCATGGACCCTTCGCGGGGCTGGCCGGGAGGAAGGTTAAGGGCTACGAGATCCATATGGGCATTTCGCGTCCCGGTCCCAAGGCGCGGCCGCTTTTACGGATCGTTTCCCGCTCAGGGAGGGATGTCTCGGTCTCGGACGGGGCTATCAGGGGGGACGGCCTCGTTTTTGGCACCTACCTGCATGGCATTTTCGATAACGATTCGTTCCGGCGTCGCTTCATCAACTGGCTCAGGGAACGAAAGGGCCTTCAACCTCTCCTCGGCCCCATCGATTCCTCGGAGAGCGAGCACGAAAGAGCCTACGAGAGGCTGGCCTTGACCGTGCGGGAAAGCATCGAGATGGAGCTTTTCTATCGTATCCTTGATTCGCACACAGGCAGGTGCTAA
- a CDS encoding aspartate 1-decarboxylase, whose protein sequence is MLVTMLKSKIHRATVTETDLNYVGSITIDEELLDLANILPNEKVEVFNLNTGARFETYAIPGARGTGVIGLNGAAARLALPGDKVIILAYGLVDQEEAKNLKPAIIILHDDNRYIP, encoded by the coding sequence ATGCTTGTAACCATGCTTAAATCCAAAATACATCGCGCCACGGTCACGGAGACCGACCTTAATTATGTTGGTAGCATAACCATAGACGAGGAGCTCCTCGATCTTGCCAATATCCTCCCGAACGAAAAGGTCGAGGTATTCAACTTGAATACCGGGGCGCGGTTCGAGACGTACGCTATACCAGGCGCGAGGGGCACGGGGGTCATCGGGCTAAATGGCGCCGCTGCGAGGCTCGCCCTGCCAGGCGACAAGGTTATCATTCTCGCCTACGGCCTGGTGGATCAGGAGGAGGCAAAGAACCTTAAGCCCGCAATCATAATTTTGCATGATGATAACCGCTATATCCCATGA
- a CDS encoding pantoate--beta-alanine ligase: MVTCKTIKEIRDFVRNARNGGKTVGFVPTMGYFHEGHLTLMRTARSENDTVVVSIFVNPTQFGPQEDFAQYPRDLKRDLELAQSVGVDAVFAPEVEEIYPKDYSTYVEVKGLSDKLCGRFRPGHFRGVATVVLKLFNIVQPDRAYFGQKDAQQLRIMQRMTEDLNLAVRIVPVPTVREPDGLAMSSRNVYLSPAEREAARIIPQSLEAARQAIDSGERSAANIVETVKRMLESCPIARIDYVEACRFSDLEPLDNLAGQGEVLLAIAVKIGKTRLIDNIIIEASEDRGVRKCL, encoded by the coding sequence ATGGTTACATGCAAGACGATAAAGGAGATTCGTGATTTCGTGCGTAATGCGCGGAACGGAGGCAAAACGGTTGGCTTTGTCCCCACAATGGGCTACTTTCACGAGGGCCATCTCACCCTCATGCGAACCGCGCGCAGTGAGAATGACACCGTGGTCGTGAGCATTTTCGTGAATCCCACGCAATTTGGCCCTCAAGAGGATTTTGCCCAATACCCGAGGGACCTTAAACGAGATCTTGAACTCGCTCAAAGCGTGGGGGTTGATGCCGTTTTCGCGCCAGAAGTCGAGGAAATCTACCCTAAGGACTATTCCACCTACGTCGAGGTCAAAGGGCTCAGCGATAAGCTCTGTGGCCGCTTCAGGCCGGGTCATTTCAGGGGTGTGGCCACGGTGGTCTTAAAGCTATTCAATATTGTCCAGCCCGATCGCGCCTATTTTGGGCAAAAGGACGCGCAGCAGCTCCGGATAATGCAACGGATGACGGAGGACTTGAATCTCGCCGTGAGGATCGTTCCCGTCCCAACAGTGAGGGAGCCTGACGGGCTGGCCATGAGCTCGCGCAACGTTTACCTCTCCCCTGCCGAAAGGGAGGCCGCCCGGATCATCCCGCAAAGCCTTGAGGCTGCGAGGCAGGCTATCGATTCCGGTGAACGCAGCGCTGCAAACATTGTAGAAACTGTAAAGCGTATGCTTGAATCTTGCCCCATCGCCCGCATTGATTATGTGGAAGCCTGTCGCTTTTCCGACCTGGAGCCACTCGATAATCTCGCGGGTCAGGGTGAGGTTCTCCTCGCGATTGCCGTAAAAATAGGGAAAACCAGGCTTATTGACAATATCATCATCGAGGCATCCGAAGATCGAGGTGTCCGGAAATGCTTGTAA